From a single Clostridium isatidis genomic region:
- a CDS encoding penicillin-binding transpeptidase domain-containing protein has product MFREKNKISEKRVTILNLSYIIFFIALIIRLSFLQLNPSEKVSGEMNNYQLENLSQMNYRIFDINGKDLLDYNKKYVVVLDTKPFMLNNYEETLEDLMALNFIMKSEVGDFNYSDVMKNEGKIYYTVNEETFNKVNKLKNIKGIYTYVYDEIDNKEAWTTSNFLSQINEENVVANSLEFDLYQYIKDNEFPQGKFYMDDGAVYDKGILLANDKNNNIKLTIDQSWEKKIREVLKKEEYSFLNNVGVVVSEAESGKIKAMVQKDETQANVNLGIGQLGYEPGSIFKTIVETVALDLGLITPDDVFTCTGEICQKNGKPYGHGTLSVEDALKISCNDVFAKVGNLIGYDEIMKYLENMGLFTPVLNLKGENRNEAAGNKPKIEDSMNNISIGQTILVTPIQMAGLYNTIVNDGVYIKPSIVEAIVDNNDNVVKEFKEKEKRIFSETAAKLAQQSLQKVISEGSGFEAKVEDVLVGGKTGTSTGNAGTNHGWFAGYFEMNNKKYTIVVMAPNIGEKHPDGRELGGGNTGAPIFRDVVNSLTSND; this is encoded by the coding sequence ATGTTTAGAGAGAAAAACAAAATAAGTGAAAAAAGAGTAACTATTTTGAATTTAAGTTATATAATATTTTTTATAGCATTAATTATTAGATTATCATTTCTTCAATTAAATCCTTCTGAAAAAGTTTCAGGAGAAATGAATAATTATCAGTTAGAAAATTTATCTCAAATGAACTATAGAATATTTGATATAAATGGAAAGGATCTTTTAGATTATAATAAAAAGTATGTTGTTGTATTAGATACAAAACCATTTATGTTGAATAATTATGAAGAAACATTAGAAGATCTTATGGCCTTAAATTTTATTATGAAGTCAGAAGTAGGGGATTTTAACTATTCAGATGTAATGAAAAATGAAGGGAAAATATATTATACTGTTAATGAAGAAACTTTCAACAAAGTAAATAAGTTAAAAAATATTAAAGGAATATATACATATGTATATGATGAAATAGATAATAAAGAAGCATGGACAACGAGTAATTTTTTATCACAAATTAATGAAGAAAATGTAGTGGCAAATTCTTTAGAATTTGATTTATATCAATATATAAAAGATAATGAGTTTCCGCAAGGCAAATTTTACATGGATGATGGAGCTGTTTATGATAAAGGAATATTATTAGCAAATGATAAAAATAATAATATTAAACTAACAATAGATCAATCTTGGGAAAAGAAGATCAGGGAAGTATTAAAAAAAGAGGAATATTCTTTTCTTAATAATGTAGGTGTTGTAGTATCAGAAGCAGAAAGTGGAAAAATTAAAGCTATGGTACAGAAAGATGAAACACAGGCTAATGTAAATTTAGGAATAGGACAGTTAGGTTATGAACCTGGTTCTATTTTTAAAACAATAGTTGAAACAGTAGCTTTAGATTTAGGCTTGATAACTCCAGATGACGTGTTTACTTGTACAGGTGAGATATGTCAAAAGAATGGAAAACCTTATGGTCATGGAACTCTTTCAGTAGAAGATGCCCTTAAAATATCCTGTAATGATGTGTTTGCTAAGGTAGGAAATTTAATAGGCTATGACGAAATTATGAAATACCTTGAAAATATGGGCTTGTTTACACCTGTATTAAATTTAAAGGGAGAAAATAGAAATGAAGCGGCTGGAAATAAGCCTAAAATTGAAGATAGCATGAATAATATTTCGATTGGGCAAACTATTTTAGTAACACCAATACAAATGGCAGGATTATATAATACTATAGTAAACGATGGAGTTTATATAAAGCCATCTATAGTTGAAGCTATTGTAGATAATAATGACAATGTAGTAAAAGAATTTAAGGAGAAAGAAAAAAGAATTTTTAGTGAAACTGCAGCAAAATTAGCACAACAATCTTTGCAAAAAGTAATTTCTGAAGGATCAGGCTTTGAAGCAAAAGTAGAAGATGTCTTAGTGGGTGGGAAAACAGGAACTTCAACTGGTAATGCTGGTACTAATCATGGATGGTTTGCAGGTTATTTTGAAATGAATAATAAAAAATATACTATTGTAGTAATGGCTCCAAATATTGGAGAAAAACATCCAGATGGAAGAGAACTAGGTGGTGGAAATACTGGAGCTCCAATATTTAGAGATGTTGTAAATTCATTAACTAGTAATGATTAA
- the udk gene encoding uridine kinase encodes MKKPILIGISGGTGSGKSSIADAIYSSFSNECIAMIQQDMYYKDQSHLTMEERVKTNYDHPQAFDNDLLIKHLKDLCNGTPIEKPIYDFSVHNRAKETIRVEPKNIIIVEGILVLEDPRLRDMLDIKVYVDTDADIRILRRLTRDINERGRTLESVIDQYLNIVRPMHMQFTEPTKRYADIIVPEGGQNKVAIDILVTKIKDILK; translated from the coding sequence ATGAAAAAGCCAATACTAATTGGAATATCTGGTGGAACTGGATCAGGGAAAAGCAGCATAGCAGATGCTATCTATTCAAGCTTCTCAAATGAATGTATAGCAATGATACAACAAGATATGTACTACAAAGATCAAAGCCACCTAACTATGGAAGAAAGAGTTAAAACTAATTATGACCATCCTCAAGCTTTTGATAATGATTTGCTAATTAAGCATTTGAAAGATTTATGTAATGGAACTCCAATTGAAAAACCTATTTATGATTTTTCTGTACATAATAGGGCTAAGGAAACAATAAGAGTTGAACCGAAAAATATTATAATTGTTGAAGGAATATTAGTATTAGAAGATCCTAGACTGAGAGATATGTTAGATATAAAAGTTTATGTTGATACTGATGCTGATATTAGAATATTAAGAAGATTAACAAGAGATATAAATGAAAGAGGTAGGACATTAGAATCTGTAATAGATCAATATTTAAATATAGTAAGACCTATGCATATGCAGTTTACTGAACCAACTAAGAGATATGCAGATATTATAGTTCCCGAAGGTGGACAAAATAAAGTAGCTATTGATATACTTGTAACAAAAATTAAAGATATATTAAAATAA